The following is a genomic window from Xenopus laevis strain J_2021 chromosome 2L, Xenopus_laevis_v10.1, whole genome shotgun sequence.
CTAAAATATAAGCCTCATCACATGTGGCATATTAACAGCAGTACATGGGACCAGAAAAGAACTGCTCTCATATTGGACGGCTCTCGTCTTGTAATCAAATGTAAAGACTATACTGGGGAAGGTAAACAAAGGTTAGGGAAACAAAGCATTTAGTTTGATAAGAAGATGATGAGTTCTAGAGAATTAAAGACACTGAAGAAGATAAGCAATCAAAAGGTGGTGGTGAATATGTGTGAGCAGAATAGTCAAGGGAAACGAGAACAAGGAAGGGgcttgcaaaaaaagaaaaaaaattatgaaataactGCAAGATGATAAATGGCAAGACAGCAATAGGCAAAGAGTGGGAGAGAGGAAAAGCAGGGGGCAAAGAACGGAAGAAGTGGCAAACAGAAGAGGTAAGGTAATAAAAAGAGGAATGCAGAatgaaaaagtaaacaaaaaggGGAGATGGGAAGTAAAGGAATGAgaaaagtgcttaaaagaagaaAGGGGTGGAATAAGCAGAAATAGAAAAACAGGATAAAGCAGGAGAGGAATGCACAGAGAAATGTAGAATACAATAGTGAAGAGGATCTGTGCACATCTGCCAATGATCCATCAATAATCTGAGATGAAGAATTGGTTTGCACAGACCAATTGCTGTTCAGTTAAAGTCTGAACTATCGAAACTACTAAATTGTAAAACATGCCCAGACTTTTAGAGAGCATGGTCAGAATCAAACAAACTGCTGACCAAATCTGTTAATTCCCTTTTCTACCACAGTATTTGAtcattttttcatattaaaaggCGGTCACGCTAAACTTTAACGTTCAGAAACCACTGTGCTTGgaacttttacaatttgctacattagttgatacatttctcagcagcatctgtgggaatattagcaactattgtatcaatcataacagctgcctttaatgacagGAATCCAGCTCAGCAGagctaaagataagaaatatatcccctagcaaattagaacagtttatagagtTAGTGACTcaacccccccccagagctgctccAGGAACAtgtgaagataaaaaaaataaatcgagCCCTTATTAATGTCCTCTATACACAGCTTGTACCTGACCACtattaatttgcatttatttaattatttatgaaCAAAATAAAGTATTCAATTAATGAATAAGGAGAAGTTTTACTTTATGGGCTGCTTATACAGTAAAAGGGAAAGAAGAACATGAAATTGTTTTACATGCATTTACATGTGATGTTCACTACAGTATTCAAACTATTTTCAAATTTTCTACTCTGCAGggcttttgtattattttgtattatttgtattaactaACGAATCAGTCAAAACAACAGACCCAGTTTTgttaaaaatattccaaatatatcacatttgcaaaaaaaaaatcatcatgttCCTGATACCTatcagtttatatttattattcaaaaaatCTCTTTAACCCCTCAGTTTTTGGGCCACACAGTCTTACCTATTGCAAGAAACAGGTCATTGACATTCATTGCGGTCTTGGCAGAAGTTTCCATAAACAGCAGGCTGTTGTCATCTGCATATGCTTGAGCTTCCTGCAAATCAACAAAGAAACAGAATAAATTCATTAGAATAGAATATAGACAGAAACATAGCCAGATAATCAAAACAAATACGTACTGTCACAGATCATAATTTGCAAATAACACATAACACATACGGTGTAAAAAGTGGAGCAAAGCATTACTGATGAGGTTGCTCATAGCAACTTACCTAACTGGTGTTAGGGTATCTGTCAGGATGCATGATCTTGATTTCTCTAACATACAATGAAACTAATGTCCTGCAATTCAagtacattttacagtatctaccCAATGTATTAATCCCTTTACTCTTCATGTGCTTGCAAGGCTTGGTAAAGCCATTTACAGGAAGCACTGATTCCTCATAAATTTACCCAAAGCTACAATATTAGCATTtcaaaacatatataaaagtgCACCAAAATCCAGAGATAAATGAAAAGTTCTTCCCTAGACAGTCATGGGACCAATTACCACCCAACTCTGCACCTGacattttattgctcttttttatttACCAATTGTTAACAGACAAGGAATTTGGAAGCGCCTAACTCTCAGCAATAGTTGAGTAACAGAATAACCTGTGCAAGTGTTTTATGAAGGGTTTATAGGAAAATAAATCTGAAGATAAGTGACAAATAAGGTctattttcagtttaaaatgaTCTCTTCAGCAATCACAATTTGAAGCCAGTAAAGTTTTATAGCAAGCAGGGTTTTTATAGCCACCAATAAAAAGCAAGCAAgaacataaaatgtatattattattattaccaataTACATAGGGGTGTAAGTGATTGGGTTACTTTTGGATGGCACATAAAGTCAGCATTAAAGTGAAAAGAGTAGCATACTGAACAAAAtgcaagtggaaaaaaaactgtaattcacTAATGGCAAGAGCATACACTAAAACTAAGCctgaaataacaataaaatacacGTGTGTGTAAATATACCAAAACATGTAcatgtgtgtctctctctccctctctctgatCTGACACAAAGAGATTAATAGCAACTAACTAGAACCGGATCAGAAGTATGGAGAGTGCTTGAAatctaatttatattaaaaaaaaaaagagaatggcACATGCAAAAAATCTTGACCCTCACCACACCAAGCATTTTCTCCGCTAATGGAAAGAAACCTCCAAAACCACCCATACTGCTCACCTCCAACGTCATGTCATTAGCCTTAatagggttgttcatctttaaattaacaattagtatgatgtagagtgatattctgagacaatttgcaattggtcgtttttttatttgtgatttttaagttattttattttttatttattacaaatctctccagtttgcaatttcatcagtctggttcctagggtccaaattaccctagcaaccatgcagggatttgaataagagattggaatatgaataggcatgAACAttaagatgagtaatacaaaatctgtaggcaaataattcaaaaactatataatgaacaccaattgaaaagttgctttgaactgGTCATTCTAGAACagacaaagttaatttaaaggtgaaccaccccttttaagtgtTTAGTTGCAGCCATTAGTATGGACAGTTGCACAATTTACGATTTTTGCCAGTCTTTTGAGCTCCAGGGTTGAGGCCAAGGCTTCTTTATTTTACTAGAAGTGTTTTTACTACAGTATATAAGCTGAGgtataattacagaggaagcagaccccataggGGGGTCCTGTGGGTGACAGAGATGCATGCAAAATCGCGGGCCACTTGTGAATTTTCTGTGACACAGATGATCTTTACCTGCTGTTTAAAATTCATTTCAGCTGCTTATATGAACTCTTGTCTGGGAGTTACCAGACAGTCCACCCACAATTTTGGGAACCATAGTTCTAATTAGATCCTTCACACCGGAAGGGTGTTTTCTTAGTTAATCGATTAAACAAGAAATTGTTTGTTGCATGGGAGTAAATAAAGTACACTAATAAAATATACCGAATACAGCTGTAAACATAAACATATTCTTATTTAAACTAAAGAGAAGATAAATAAATCTTGGGtgtgaactatttttttttttttaatttggtgtcAGATCATGTATCAGCAATACAGATTACAAAATAAGAGAACATGATGGCACATATTTTTGGTGGAGAAGCCCTAGTCATTTGTTTCAGTCCTGCAGCTGGCTCTGGCGTGGCACCTATCTGAggctttgcttaaaggaacagtaacaccaataagtgaaagtgctttaaagtaataaaatataatgtactgtttcccagCACTtggagcgccaacatattgtgctgcactagtaaaactggtgtgtttcctttAGAAACACTGCtgtaattcatataaacaagatgctgtgcaactatgtgggcagccattcaaagttcaGGTTACATATGCTGAATACTTTTGTTTttcattacagagcttatctgctaagtaacctgtgccttttctccttttccagcctacacagcagcctatttatataaactatagtagtctttcataacttttaccaatacagggcaacagtacattatattttgattactctaaaatgattttattttttgctgttgctattcctttaataaaaagctgTGAGGGACCGACCCATGTCAAACAATGCCTCaggaaaattaaatgtatttctgCAAGACAATGTGCCAGTCAACAGATTAGTGAAGTTCCTTAAAGCATGGGAACCATATAGTCATCCTGGAAAACCACTTTCTGCACTCTATTAAACATAAGGTCTGTGTCTCTTACCTTCCATTATTTTTGTTCTCTTCCATATACACTTCTAAAGGGCCTGAGCTCTCTTGCTATGTATTTTATCTCTACAGTTCTCTCTTGTTACACTGTTTTTGGGTTAGTTCTCTGGGAATTTCATTCTATCTTAGAggggaattttattttttctcatgGAAGCAATAGGGCAAGctgattaaaggggatgtaaagtcaaaaaaaagtgaaatcaaTTTAACAGGTCCACTGCCTAAAATAAACCTATCTTcattttgctttaattaaaacatccatatagTTTTCATAAAATCTGTGATCTTCTATGCTCCAGCTCCCCTTCATGGACTTCAGCCTGCATGAATTCGTCAACCCAGCCGTCTGGTGACTGCTTTACTTCAAAATGATAAGCGGTTCTTCAGGATAATttatctgtttgttcctgactAAACCTAACCTCTGTGACAACTACACACGCTGCTTCCCTGACACTTCAGAACTCGGAGGAGGGGAGGTTGTTTTGAAGTAAAGCAACCTCCTGCTGGCTGGGTTGAGGAATTCATGCAGGCTGAAGTCCGTGCGCGCGTTCGTGCGGGGAGCTGAAGCGCAGAAAATcccaaattttatgaaaagggtacagaatttttcattgaaGTACATTGAAGATGGTTTATTTTTAGGCTGTGGACCTGttaaaagaattacattttttgactttacatcccctttaagcaggtACTGTTTGCATTTTATCACCTGCAATTATAACTTATATGAATGAAATTTGGTACCAGTAAATAAAATTAGAGAACACACAATATGAAGTAAGAATGAGATATGGCTTTCTGAaatccaaaacaaaaataatgagaGGCAAAAGCAATACGTACTTCATACTCCACCATCCGTTTACTAGTGAGGTCAGCCTTGTTCCCTGACAAAGCTATCACAATGTTAGGACTGGCTTGCCTCTGTAACTCTTTCACCCATGTCTTGGCTCTGGCAAATGTTTCCTGCAGAATACAAAACAAAACGAATAACCCACTACAAATGTATCCTTGTAGATGTCTTTCAAATTACAAATGCTAAGGAAAGCGTGCATCAGCGGCAAttacaaattattatatatacagtgttgGGTGCAATCAGGGTCTAGGTGCTCTGCAAATGTTTTGCCAACCAGGCTGGAATGAAAATTTCAGCTCAGCCAGATTTTACTCTGCACCAATGGCTTTAAGGTACATTACTTCTAATAagttaagggggcagatttatcaaggttcaaattgataattttaaagtttttttttatggtcaaaactgtcaaattcgactagggaattattcaaattagattcgatttttttaaaaaaaaaatcttattagattttcgagatctatcatactctggccctttaaaggggctattcacctttgagataatttttagtataatgtagagtgatattcagggattatttgcaattggttttaatttttgattACTTGAGATTTGGGTTATTTAGCAtctcttcaatttgtattttaagtaatctggtagctagggtccaaattaccttagcaaccatgcattgatctgaataagaaactggaaaatgaataggagagatctgaatagaaagacgagtaataaaaagtagcatttataatacatttgtagccttacagagcatttgctttttagaaggggtcagcgacgcccatttgaaagctgcaaatagtcagaagaaaaaggcaacataataaaagttaccttaaaggtgaaccacccctttaagaactcaactTTGACTATTTGACACCTAAAACctttttttcgaagaaaaaaaacataaatcaagaattgaatttgattcgagtttcgGGTTGATTGCATTCATCAGAGTTTatacaattctattttttaaaataaatttcgattggtcgaatttcaattgtatgggagtttaggggagtttttaaaaactcacatgaattcgaaatgcgacctttgataaatgtgcctctaagtgttaAATATTTCCATAGCTTTTACGTATCTGTAAATTAAGCAGTTGTATGCTATACTCATAAACTGCATGTACACTGAGGATAAACTACTTTTTATGTatgaatattagggatgcacagaatccactattttggattcggccgaacccccgaatccttcgcaaaagattcgtccgaatactgaaccaaatccaaatttgcatatgcaaattaggggtgagaagtggaaaatatttacttccttgttttgtgacaaaaagtcacgtgatttccctcgccgccactaatttgcatatgtaaatttggatttggttcgccCGGGCAgaaagatccggccgaatcctgctgaaaaaggccgaatcccgaaccaaatcctggattcggtttatCCTTAATGAATATCACTATGATATAGAATTACTGTATACTAAttgatatacatttttacaatacagtaatcatgcaaacattgcaatacataaaaatgaatatacacaGTAATAAAAATCACGTGGCACATGCTAAGAGACAcaggaggaaggaggtccctgccccgtagagcgtCATACTGGAAAATCCTTTACAGGCCCAGATACTCCCATTTGTTGGAAAGTATGTATCCATTCACCCAATCAGGGTTATAAAAAAAGGCCTTTCCTGAAAACATGGTCTCTTACCTGGTTTGTGATATCATACACCACAATGGCAGCCTGTGCTCCCCTGTAATACATGGGTGCCAAGCTGTGGTATCTCTCTTGTCCTGCTGTATCCCAGATTTCAAATTTTACAGTTGTGTCATCCAGGCAGACAGACTGTGTGAGAAATGCCGCTGTGAAGAAGATCCAAGGAAACAAATCAACAAATCCGTTCTCCAGCCACATGGAGCCCAGCCCTCTGCACTTAATAATGGGAATTTGAACTAAGGAAGCGCACACTATTAAACCCTATGGCTGGTTCACTTTAAATTGCATTCTTATCATGCTGTGGACGGTGATACTAGACTATGAGGTTTTGcggtattttaaaggagaaggaaaggttaaaactaagtaagccttatcagaaaggtccatctaaatataccagtaaacccccaaagtaatgttgctctgagtcccctgtcaaaagaaacagcatttctttccttctattgtgtactcatgggcttctgtatcagacttcctgcctccagcttaaacctcattgccctgggcaagagcatgctcagtttgctcctctccccccacccctcccttctctactgtaatctgagcccagagcagggagagactcaggcaggaagtgatgtcacaccacattaataccgcagctcctattctaaacaaacagagtttctagagctttttactcaggtatggtaaaacattctacagaataaatatagcattctagtttgcacgattgcagctaatctattggcaataaaatggctctgtagctttccttctcctttaagttcacatTTTTGCTCCTTAAAGGGATGGATCACCTTTGTGatatatttcagtttgatgaAGGAAGTGattattcagagacaatttgcagttggttttcattttttataatttgtggttttctttaattatttagcttttattcagcagctttccagtttgcaatccggttgctagggtccaaaccacAAACAAAACTTGTATGACTTTTTTTCTCGATTGCTAGCTACCAAAAAAGCACCAAAATATTCCCAAGttgtttcatgtaaaaaaaagttgcatgccagcTACAAGTAGTTTACCCTGAGGGCACAACCAATTTGTGAGTAAAACACACACCTGCTCAATATACAGATACTCGAGTTcttaagtatttgtttttttgtctggcaactttttgtgtttgtttttcttcaaTGAATTCCTATTAGtagaggtttcagaaaatacttttcaCACCTGTGTTTTTCTCGAATCAATAAAATGAAACCAActctatttttgataaatcagccccttaggagCATATTTAGTAAAAAGTAGAACTCACCAGTTCTCCAGAGGAAAACCTCACAGCCCCGCATATGCATCAGATGTATTATATGTATCAGATTAATGTatcatattatgtattatatgtatcaGATATGTATCAAAGGCAACTCCATTTTCACTTGTTAGTTTATTAAAACTATGCCGCCACAATTCCTATACAAGTGAACAGAGTTATGTATTTCAAAGCTTCCCTAAAATGTGTACCTGTTGCAATTTGCAGCtttgatagagatagatatacagtatatatatatatatatatatatatatatatatatatatatatatatatatatatatatatagacaaatattttgtggtcacaccctcattgcacccccgcctaatgtttttaaaaactagtggtgagcacaactttcccttgttttatatataatatatatatatatatatatatatatatatatatatatatatatatatatatatatatatatatatatatatatatatatatatatatatatatatatatatatatatatatatatatatatatatatatatatatatatatatatatatatatatatatatatatcccttagaGTTTccaattataaaacaaaaaggaaTCTGCCTAAATTGTaaattgtttatattattattagagcTTCTCTAAAAGCAGTTTCTGCCTTGTCTTGTTTTAGCCaatgacacattttttttgttcatcttCTGCTTCTGTTCTCTtcacaaagttctttttttttttaaagaaattcccATGTTGTGTTACTGAGCAACCAAAAAGGAACAACTAGGGAGTCTAAAGCAGCCCTGCCATAACAAGAGCAGGACCAAACTCTTAAAGGCTGCTCCTAGGGATGCCATAGCATAGTTACCCCTGCACTAAGCAACTCCACAAGAACACTTTTAGAGTTGAAAGTCTAGAAGTATTTTGTTTGGTTTGTAGAAGAGAAAAGCATAGGAGGAAAATACAAGCTTACGTGGTTAACTTTTTCTATCTTGGATTTAACTTCATTTATGgtctttgatttttaaaatgccATAAAATGTGAGAGATAAAAttgtgtcactgcacttcacTATCCCATGTTTTAGCTGGAACACATCCACgaacaaagcaataaaaaaacaactcaagAGATTTATTATCAGAATAAAGATATGCCTGTTtatgaaaaatcaataaaaatctttaatgCAAATA
Proteins encoded in this region:
- the rab5b.L gene encoding RAB5B, member RAS oncogene family L homeolog (The RefSeq protein has 1 substitution compared to this genomic sequence), with protein sequence MAGRGAARPNGQSQASKICQFKLVLLGESAVGKSSLVLRFVKGQFHEFQESTIGAAFLTQSVCLDDTTVKFEIWDTAGQERYHSLAPMYYRGAQAAIVVYDITNQETFARAKTWVKELQRQASPNIVIALSGNKADLTSKRMVEYEEAQAYADDNSLLFMETSAKTAMNVNDLFLAIGKTVWAKN
- the rab5b.L gene encoding RAB5B, member RAS oncogene family L homeolog isoform X1, with amino-acid sequence MAGRGAARPNGQSQASKICQFKLVLLGESAVGKSSLVLRFVKGQFHEFQESTIGAAFLTQSVCLDDTTVKFEIWDTAGQERYHSLAPMYYRGAQAAIVVYDITNQETFARAKTWVKELQRQASPNIVIALSGNKADLTSKRMVEYEEAQAYADDNSLLFMETSAKTAMNVNDLFLAIAKKLPKTEPQNTSGAPGRSRGVDLHEQTQQNKSQCCSN